One genomic region from Sulfurospirillum oryzae encodes:
- a CDS encoding twin-arginine translocation signal domain-containing protein: MAVETSRRDFIGMAFGGFAAAGGVIALGAMKKTWDPLPSVQSAGFITVDLSPMKEGEVQTIQWRGKPIFILRKSADMPKNEKRDIVAGNKHYAVMIGLCTHLGCIPTWMPATKQ, translated from the coding sequence ATGGCTGTTGAAACAAGCAGAAGAGACTTTATAGGCATGGCATTCGGCGGTTTTGCAGCGGCAGGTGGGGTCATAGCCCTTGGCGCTATGAAAAAGACTTGGGATCCACTTCCAAGTGTACAGTCTGCTGGATTCATCACCGTTGATCTCTCTCCAATGAAAGAAGGAGAAGTGCAAACGATCCAATGGAGGGGCAAGCCTATTTTCATCTTGAGAAAAAGTGCGGATATGCCTAAGAACGAGAAACGTGACATTGTAGCGGGCAATAAACACTATGCTGTCATGATAGGGCTTTGTACCCATTTAGGCTGTATTCCAACATGGATGCCTGCAACGAAACAATT